The proteins below are encoded in one region of Drosophila santomea strain STO CAGO 1482 chromosome 2R, Prin_Dsan_1.1, whole genome shotgun sequence:
- the LOC120447145 gene encoding organic cation transporter protein isoform X8, translating into MSAPAAAAASAVLDFDDILAEIGEFGRFQRRNYLLICLPVLFAAANSLSYVFTAGSPTYRCYVPECDKVEDADYGADWVSIAVPGSWSKRGQFTPSICERFVANGSHFASTSEPWRSWPLDQCSSANFTAETERCHQFVYGSSERTIVQQWGMHCQENLWKLAFVGTVHFAGLVVGTALSGYLADRYAPTAYHLCLWSTYTYFRYGRKHIFLFCIVFMALTGVAQALSWDYISFLVFALLNAVGTSGIYPLAFIIGVEMVGPRKREMSSIVLNYFYAVGEALLGLSVFLPDWRQLQLALSLPPLICVAYFWLVPESVRWLLARNRREQAGVIIRRAAKVNRRDISVELMASFKQQELEAEASPETDVEGGQDVRKDDKIWLAIKEVAGSPILMGRYAILLLTWAVNAIVYYGLSLNATSLSGNKYLNFALVCLVEIPGYSLAW; encoded by the exons ATGTCAGCTCCAGCGGCAGCTGCGGCGTCTGCCGTCCTGGACTTTGACGACATTCTAGCCGAGATCGGAGAATTCGGACGCTTTCAGCGACGGAACTATCTGCTCATATGCCTGCCCGTACTTTTTGCGGCCGCCAACAGCCTGTCGTATGTGTTCACGGCAGGTTCGCCGACCTACCGATGCTACGTGCCCGAGTGCGATAAGGTGGAGGATGCGGACTATGGAGCGGATTGGGTGTCGATCGCCGTGCCCGGCAGCTGGAGCAAGCGGGGCCAATTTACGCCGTCCATCTGTGAAAGGTTCGTGGCGAACGGAAGCCACTTTGCATCAACCTCAGAGCCTTGGAGGTCGTGGCCTTTGGATCAGTGCTCGTCTGCGAATTTCACGGCGGAAACGGAGAGGTGCCATCAGTTCGTGTACGGCAGTTCGGAGCGAACCATTGTGCAGCAGTGGGGAATGCACTGCCAGGAGAATCTCTGGAAGCTGGCCTTCGTGGGCACTGTGCACTTTGCCGGCCTGGTTGTGGGAACAGCTCTCTCCGGATACCTTGCCGATCGGTATGCACCGACTGCTTACCATTTATGTTTATGGTCTACATACACCTATTTTAGATATGGACGCAAGCACATCTTCCTGTTCTGCATCGTGTTCATGGCGCTGACGGGAGTGGCGCAGGCGCTGTCCTGGGACTACATAAGTTTCCTGGTCTTCGCCTTGTTGAATGCGGTGGGCACTTCCGGTATTTACCCGCTCGCCTTCATCATCGGAGTGGAAATGGTCGGACCGCGCAAGCGTGAGATGTCCTCCATCGTGCTCAACTACTTCTATGCCGTGGGCGAGGCGCTCCTTGGCCTGTCCGTTTTCCTGCCCGACTGGCGGCAATTGCAGCTGGCGCTCTCGCTACCACCGCTCATCTGCGTGGCCTACTTCTGGCTGGTACCGGAGTCCGTTCGTTGGCTGCTGGCCCGTAATCGGCGGGAGCAAGCGGGTGTCATCATCCGGCGGGCGGCCAAGGTTAACCGGCGAGACATCTCCGTCGAGCTGATGGCCAGCTTCAAACAGCAGGAGCTGGAAGCGGAAGCCAGCCCTGAGACTGATGTCGAGGGTGGCCAGGACGTGCGGAAGGATGACAAGATCTGGTTGGCCATCAAGGAGGTGGCGGGCTCTCCCATTTTGATGGGCAGATACGCCATTCTGCTGCTCACTTGGGCCGTCAATGCCATCGTCTACTATGGACTTTCGCTCAACGCCACCAGTCTCAGTGGCAACAAGTACCTGAACTTCGCCCTGGTTTGCCTCGTTGAGATTCCTGGCTACAGCCTCGCCTGG TAG
- the LOC120447145 gene encoding organic cation transporter protein isoform X4, which produces MSAPAAAAASAVLDFDDILAEIGEFGRFQRRNYLLICLPVLFAAANSLSYVFTAGSPTYRCYVPECDKVEDADYGADWVSIAVPGSWSKRGQFTPSICERFVANGSHFASTSEPWRSWPLDQCSSANFTAETERCHQFVYGSSERTIVQQWGMHCQENLWKLAFVGTVHFAGLVVGTALSGYLADRYGRKHIFLFCIVFMALTGVAQALSWDYISFLVFALLNAVGTSGIYPLAFIIGVEMVGPRKREMSSIVLNYFYAVGEALLGLSVFLPDWRQLQLALSLPPLICVAYFWLVPESVRWLLARNRREQAGVIIRRAAKVNRRDISVELMASFKQQELEAEASPETDVEGGQDVRKDDKIWLAIKEVAGSPILMGRYAILLLTWAVNAIVYYGLSLNATSLSGNKYLNFALVCLVEIPGYSLAWLFLRRFGRRMALSGSLLLCSITCVASGFVTLGADWLVVTLFLVGKLGITSSFAVIYTFTAEMMPTVIRSGGVGVMSTFARFGAMLAPFVPLLASYYDPLPLLLFGSLSLVAGLISLLLPETFNQKLPDTASISRSVGTTVLNFPISTGRRGDCIGEMIHTAAYIFLKTHVAEPKKYS; this is translated from the exons ATGTCAGCTCCAGCGGCAGCTGCGGCGTCTGCCGTCCTGGACTTTGACGACATTCTAGCCGAGATCGGAGAATTCGGACGCTTTCAGCGACGGAACTATCTGCTCATATGCCTGCCCGTACTTTTTGCGGCCGCCAACAGCCTGTCGTATGTGTTCACGGCAGGTTCGCCGACCTACCGATGCTACGTGCCCGAGTGCGATAAGGTGGAGGATGCGGACTATGGAGCGGATTGGGTGTCGATCGCCGTGCCCGGCAGCTGGAGCAAGCGGGGCCAATTTACGCCGTCCATCTGTGAAAGGTTCGTGGCGAACGGAAGCCACTTTGCATCAACCTCAGAGCCTTGGAGGTCGTGGCCTTTGGATCAGTGCTCGTCTGCGAATTTCACGGCGGAAACGGAGAGGTGCCATCAGTTCGTGTACGGCAGTTCGGAGCGAACCATTGTGCAGCAGTGGGGAATGCACTGCCAGGAGAATCTCTGGAAGCTGGCCTTCGTGGGCACTGTGCACTTTGCCGGCCTGGTTGTGGGAACAGCTCTCTCCGGATACCTTGCCGATCG ATATGGACGCAAGCACATCTTCCTGTTCTGCATCGTGTTCATGGCGCTGACGGGAGTGGCGCAGGCGCTGTCCTGGGACTACATAAGTTTCCTGGTCTTCGCCTTGTTGAATGCGGTGGGCACTTCCGGTATTTACCCGCTCGCCTTCATCATCGGAGTGGAAATGGTCGGACCGCGCAAGCGTGAGATGTCCTCCATCGTGCTCAACTACTTCTATGCCGTGGGCGAGGCGCTCCTTGGCCTGTCCGTTTTCCTGCCCGACTGGCGGCAATTGCAGCTGGCGCTCTCGCTACCACCGCTCATCTGCGTGGCCTACTTCTGGCTGGTACCGGAGTCCGTTCGTTGGCTGCTGGCCCGTAATCGGCGGGAGCAAGCGGGTGTCATCATCCGGCGGGCGGCCAAGGTTAACCGGCGAGACATCTCCGTCGAGCTGATGGCCAGCTTCAAACAGCAGGAGCTGGAAGCGGAAGCCAGCCCTGAGACTGATGTCGAGGGTGGCCAGGACGTGCGGAAGGATGACAAGATCTGGTTGGCCATCAAGGAGGTGGCGGGCTCTCCCATTTTGATGGGCAGATACGCCATTCTGCTGCTCACTTGGGCCGTCAATGCCATCGTCTACTATGGACTTTCGCTCAACGCCACCAGTCTCAGTGGCAACAAGTACCTGAACTTCGCCCTGGTTTGCCTCGTTGAGATTCCTGGCTACAGCCTCGCCTGG CTGTTCCTACGGAGATTTGGCCGACGCATGGCACTTTCAGGATCCTTGCTGCTCTGCTCCATCACGTGTGTGGCCAGCGGATTCGTCACACTAG GTGCCGACTGGCTGGTTGTGACGCTCTTCCTTGTCGGAAAACTGGGCATCACCTCCTCCTTCGCTGTTATCTACACATTCACTGCGGAAATGATGCCCACG GTCATTAGGAGCGGCGGCGTTGGTGTCATGTCCACATTTGCCCGCTTCGGTGCGATGCTGGCTCCATTTGTGCCTCTATTG GCTTCTTACTATGACCCACTACCTCTGCTTCTTTTCGGGAGCTTATCGCTTGTGGCTGGACTTATTTCGCTGTTGCTGCCGGAAACCTTCAACCAAAAACTACCCGATACGGCAAGTATCTCCCGAAGTGTTGGAACCACAGTGTTAAACTTTCCCATCTCCACAGGTAGAAGAGGCGATTGCATTGGGGAAATGATTCATACAGCAGCctatatttttcttaaaaCGCATGTTGCTGAGCCTAAAAAATACTCGTAA